The Oreochromis niloticus isolate F11D_XX linkage group LG4, O_niloticus_UMD_NMBU, whole genome shotgun sequence DNA segment GTTGATCTAAGGATCCGGTTTGGAGAGTAGGGTTGGAGAAGCTCAGTGATATAAGTGGGGGCCTCACCTTGTAGGGACATGAATGTAAAGTGAGGATTGTAAACTGATATCTATACTTAACCGGAAGCCAGTGCAAGGATTTTAACACAGGGGTGATATGGGAGAATTTATGACTGTGGGATAAAAGCCTTGCCGCGGCATTTTGGACCACTTGGAGGCGATTTAGGGAAGCCTTAGACAGACAAGAAAAGAGTGCGTTACAGTAATCTAAACGAGAGGAGATGAAGGCATGGACAAGCATCTCCAATTCGCCTTTGGATACAATAGTCTTGAGTTTGGCAATGTTTCTTAGATGAAAGTACCTAATAAACTGGCCAGTGCATGTCACCAAAAAACTTGTGAAGTTATTATGAACTGAGATCAACATTTCTTGTACTTTGATTCGGTCCACCTAGTGAATAAAGTGAGACATTTTCTCTCATCTTAGCTCAGATTTGTTCTCCACACACTgtatgaaaaatattttatgctaacacttggaaaaaaaacagtttccaaAAATAACACAGCATTTAAATTAGATCAACATGAAATTTGTTACagtcataaaaacaacaacaactagaAATTGTTGCATAAGTGAATCCCAGAGAGGGGAAAACCCTCAGATGCAAACACGGGGACTGGTTCACCTTTCTGTGAATTAAACTATGTGGTTCAGGAGCTTAAGAATACAATTTGAGAATTTGGGTGTTCCCTCATCTATTATTGGAATAATGAACAAGCCAAGTCAGTTTTGGCTGTGATCTTTGATATTATTACattagaaacagagaaaatgaacTGAAACTCACTGAAAATGATACAAAGATCCAGatacaaataaaactaatgTGAAAAACTATGAAACAAAAGATATGACAGAGGAGGCCTAATAGTAAATGTTTAAGTCCCCATATCAgcagaaaaacattttattgtcaCAACTCCAGCTTTAAGTGAGAATAATagacattatttattattattttgtttctaGCTGAATTTTCTGCTACAATGTTTGACACATGAAAAGCCAGCCTTGCTCTTTGCCTTCCACATTTGAATGCATGTAAAACACGATATCTATACATGATAGCTCTGCTGTACCTTAACTGAATAGACCGGGAGGTTAACTGGCTGTGTCCCACAGCGAAGGTAGTAACACAGGGTGTCCAACAGGTAAAGGCTCAGCTCTGTCGGTTTCCTGGAAACAGAAGGCTGTGCAAAGGGCGGACTGGATTAGATGAACTGCATATAGTTATTATTAATAAGATGTAATTGCTACGGTTGGTTACCAGCTCAGGTAGCGTGGGGATGGCAGCTCCCAGACTGCTAACGTTGACACTGTACCATGGATCCACTCTCTCCAAACAGGACGCCAAAGACAACCTGCTCTCATCCTGTGAGGAGTATTAAGAGTTACGTGGTCCTCTACACTCACACCTGCCTGGctttaaatgtgtctgtgtaACTCACAGGTGAACTCGCTGAAGCCTCTGCTTCAGAGACTGGGATGTAGTACAGCTGCAGGTCTAGTTTCTTGGTCAGCATGTTACGTTTGGCCTCTTTCTTGCTGTATGGAAATTTTtagaaaagtttatttaaaagtggccatgcacacacacacatacacacactccaGTATTTGGGATCCTCACCGTATGACATAATAAGCCTTGGTGAGCTTTCCCAGGGTGCTATCGTCCCCCAGTACCACCACTCGAGCCGTGTGACTTCGCTCCTCTTTGAGTAGAGGCGAGTTTCCGGTAACATCTTCCTtcatcttctccttcatcagactcagtttttctgcagactttgAGCTCTTTATGGCATTTCTCCGTTCCCGCAGTGTCTTTTGAGCCGTGTAAGGTGGCTGCACTGCGTCGTCTGGGTCCTCTAAGTCTTTCACTATCCCGCTGTCTCTTGAGATCCTTTCTTTGCCATCCTTGATGAAGTTGGAGCCAGAAGTTAGCGCAAAATCTGCCAACAGATTCCCTTAAGGAAAGACAAATTTAACGTCAGTTTCAAGTAAAACTGCAGCCTTCTTGTATGTGTGGTAAGATTATAGATATGAAGCATCagttcttgtttgtttgatggGCTCACATAGCATCTCTTCATCTGTCCACATGAGGAAGTTCATCTCTGGCAAGGGCACTGTAGTGCTGTACACAGGACCTTGTTCATCATTCATTACATCTGAGAGAAGTGGATaagaaatattattattattatctccACTTAGAATAACTTGCGTTATAACACACTACACTCAGACCTTTTTCAGAGGCAGCCAAGATGTCTTTGTATATCTGCTGCAGCCCCTTCAGATAATCTGCACGACTGCCGGGACCATGCTGTAAACTCTGCTTCACAGTTTCAACCACATTCTGGAAATATTGCCTGACATCATGGTCCTCTAAAACCTGGAAGAAAAACAATCAGAGGAACTTATCAGATCTTGATGAATAGTTTGATGTGAATAAGGGAACAAAATGACACGAGCACAGTCATGTGCTCACATGCAAAGTTTTGTTTAAATGCTAATTGCAtggaaacaaaaaagcaaaatatttcaaataatcACTTTACAGTATTTTGTTTGAGTCTATGTGTAACGTTTCAGATTTCCGAGGATCACTAAAAATTTTAATCTACTGACAAAGACTGTATATGAATGATGGAAATAACCACCATGGCATAAACCAAAGTTCTGTTTTTGAAACCTGGAAAATGAAACCTGATTTATACATATACACCATTTGAACTAATGGGTGATTAGTTCATGTAGcttatgtttatatttatatacatagtAAATAATAAATTTGGGATCATGAAAATGACTGGGATTCGTCCTCTGGGGATCACTACTGTCTCTTTGTCCAAAGCACCCTCATGGATGTGTTTACCTCAAGAGCTTGAGCCAGTCTGGAGCTTTGGCAGGTCATCTCTAACCCTGTCTGCAGCACATGGAAAAGCATGCTTTTCTCCATAGTCCGTGTGTTTGTGAGCCGGCGTGACACTTCCAAGTATGCTCTAACCGTAGCTTCCagtgaaacagaaaacacagctgGGTCTGCCAGCACAAACACTCTGGAGGACACAAGCAGGAGACAATAATGTTGCAATATACAGTTGAATCATTCTGATACAGGCCTGGAGGTCTTTCAATATGGCCTGCTTACTTTTCCCTCGCAGCAAAATGCTGACTCTTGATATTTTGCTCTGCGATGACTCTCTTCAGGTACAGAGATCCTGTTGAGGAAAGGGTTTGTCTGGTAAGAGTGAGGGCGGATTTTAGTTTGGAGGTCATGCATGTAAGGATATGTGATACCTGGTGCAGTCATTTCCATCTTGATGCTCCTCAGAGTGTGCAGAGCCACAGCGGAGTATGGCGATGGCAGTATCAGCAGTTTCCCCAAACACTCATACGCTTTGTGATAAAGGCCTTTAGGAATTGTGACACCTGACTGGATattgaaacacagaaaagccTTTCAGCCTGTATTTGTACATTATTTACAGCTTGTTGCTGTTGCTGCAGTGTTTTCATGAACAATATCATATTTTCAGCTGTGTCTTACCTGAATGACTACATAGTAGAGCGTGTGCAGCACTGGGATGACAGACATGTAGGTTTTTTTCTCATGGAGCTACACCAGCCAAAAAAACCAGACAAACAAGAATTCAGTATCTGAATTCATTTTGCACTTTTTAAGCAgaagtaaagaaaagaaagtctTTAAATGCATAGCTGAAGCTTTTGCACAACTGCATGCATTTTCAACTTGATTTTGACTAGACTTGATGAAGGACAAACCTTGGAAACTTTTGTTAGCTTCTTCTCCAGCTTTTGGACCAGAATTGAGATTATTGAAAGGCTGCAGGAAGGATTGACTTCTACCTTCCTTTGGAGGTTCCATACTAGCATTCCTGCACATCAGACACACAGTAGTTTGCTTGCATTGTCTCAAATAAGTGTGACTATCTATTTTAGAAGCTAAAATAGCTAAATAGGTACATGTGTTCAACTCCTCATTAATGGGAATATCTAATCTGTCAATGTCAACGTGGCAGCAGCTCAAAGGATTTAATTATGTAGACaaggtcaagatgacctgctgaagttcaaatcgagcatcagaatggttgttggtgccagtcAGGTACCAtgatctgagtatttcagaaactgctgatcatgtgtgtgattttcccacacaaccatctcaaGAGTTTCCAGAGAATGATCTgaagaagagaaaatatccagcgaGCGAtggttctctgggtgaaaatgccttgttgagtCCAGAGGTGAGAGATGAAGGGGCTCATTGCTTCAAGCTGATAAAGCCAATGgtgactcaaataaccactAGTTACAGCCGAGATGAAGAGGATCTCTGAATGCACATATGAATATATTAAACATTGTAGGCAGACAGGGCCCCACCAGCAGGCTGCCACTCCTGTGaccaaaaaacaggaaactgaggctacagtacAGTTTGCACAGGAcaacagaagaataaaaaaattggaaaaatgttgcctggtccgATTAATcttaatttctgctgcaacatttgggtgatagggtcaaaatttgcataaaacagcatgaaagcacGGATCCATCCTGCTTTGCATCAGAGGTTCATGCCGCAGCTGGTGGCCGcctcaccagatctcagtcaaACAGAGCATCTTTGGGAGAGTCACATCATGGacgtgcagccaacaaatctgcagcagcttgGTGATGTTGTCACGTCAACATACACCAAAAACCTCTGAtgaatgtttccagcagcttGTTGAATTAATGCAGTTCTGCAGGGAAAAGGAGTCTATCCCAGTATTAGGAACAtgtgcctaataaagtgtccagtgaCTGTATGTGTAATAGATTGTAAACAAagggaaggaaaacaggaagtgataagGTAATATATCATAAACTATCACCTTTTTTGAATCTATTTATCATAattagtagggatgggtattgataagattttaacgattccgattccattttcgattcggtttaacgattcgattctttatcgattctcttatcgattcttttttttaaaaaggagaacactaaggtcgattagcttagaattttgttttatatcttctctttgaacaagatagaaatttaggagtaacatgtccttacaaacccaacagtgagatcttaagagatccagcctacggctcttcaatggggtgtcacagggtccccggggaaaattgtaaatgtaaaataataaaataaatattcttctgtagcaataacaaagtataacataaattattctgtagcaattacacaagaatattcagtaatgtccctgccaacaattaaacacattcacttaccatctgctgtggcaaatggctgcaaggtttttaccacaaacttagtcactgctcggtgacatgcgggcctgaaaagagatgctaccggtagactgcagcgacaactgccagcgagcgccagccagactctgtctgtctctctcatcatggtcacctaaatgcacagtaatggcaggttttgtaataaggcagatcgcgctaacataacatgcactgttagttgattatttacctgctgcattaacgggagaggacgtgcaaaccgctgctgctgggttgagattcacgactccggagcggaattaaaaacacgacattcatttaagttcatcgcgtgttttgtgagcaaatgctttcgcatattcgtagtgtttcctcccttaaatgaaatatctactttgcaagtattgcaagttgccctgttgtcatccattccagtaaagtataaccaaacttttcagcgtttgagccgcttaggcgccgtgtttcctgccaggtaagcTCCGACGcgccgcaacgtggtgacgtcattcggggcgactggaatcgataagggaatcgtttgcaaaaatggcaaacgattccaaggaattgaaacagtgggaaccggttctcaacaagaaccggttttcgatacccatccctaataaTTAGTAATTAAACAACACTGTTAAAATGATTGCCTGTGTTGATGCAAACTATCTGCTAACGgaagtgtctgttttactaGACAAACACGTTTCTCAGCAATGATGACGAGTTTTTAATAATCCACTATGTTGCTCTTCGACTTCAGACTTTGATTTCAGCGTGCGTACAGTATATACTTTCAGTAGTGGGTACCTTTGCGGGAACAACTCTCGCTCTTCATCTCTTTGAAAAGAGTCTGGACATCATCATACAAGCTGGAGTCCAAAGTGGAGGAGAGGTCCTCTTTAGctgttaaaacacacacacacacacacacacacacacacacacacacacacacacattttgtttGCATTCTCTAGACTCCGAAACTGCAGCTTTTACTGGAGAAACGAGAATGCCCATGAGGAAATGAAAACTCTCACCTGTGGGATCGACCATCCTTTCCACTCTTCAGAGTTTTTGAAGGGTTAATTTTAGCACAGCTGATTCAAACCAGAACAAACCACAAAAAGCCCTCTCCTCTGAGGACAGAGTTCAGCACTAGTCCCCAACAGCCCAGCCACCGAAACGACAAAAATtgaacaaatacaaacaaataccTGATACCCTGCAGTGAAAGGTAAGTGCACTTCTGCTTTGTTGTCCGATGACTGGCTCAGCTATAAATACATCGCATCGCGCAAAGCATTGTTACTTTCACTCCTGCTCTCTGTGCAGCCTGCATTTCTCCACAGCTTACTACAGAAGCTTCTGTCCGAGCGAGCGAGTGTTTTCAAGTAAGTATGAACTGCTTCCTGTTACTGACATAATGCCATGATGATCAT contains these protein-coding regions:
- the pik3r6b gene encoding phosphoinositide 3-kinase regulatory subunit 6, translated to MVDPTAKEDLSSTLDSSLYDDVQTLFKEMKSESCSRKGMLVWNLQRKVEVNPSCSLSIISILVQKLEKKLTKVSKLHEKKTYMSVIPVLHTLYYVVIQSGVTIPKGLYHKAYECLGKLLILPSPYSAVALHTLRSIKMEMTAPGSLYLKRVIAEQNIKSQHFAAREKVFVLADPAVFSVSLEATVRAYLEVSRRLTNTRTMEKSMLFHVLQTGLEMTCQSSRLAQALEVLEDHDVRQYFQNVVETVKQSLQHGPGSRADYLKGLQQIYKDILAASEKDVMNDEQGPVYSTTVPLPEMNFLMWTDEEMLWNLLADFALTSGSNFIKDGKERISRDSGIVKDLEDPDDAVQPPYTAQKTLRERRNAIKSSKSAEKLSLMKEKMKEDVTGNSPLLKEERSHTARVVVLGDDSTLGKLTKAYYVIRKKEAKRNMLTKKLDLQLYYIPVSEAEASASSPDESRLSLASCLERVDPWYSVNVSSLGAAIPTLPELPSVSRKPTELSLYLLDTLCYYLRCGTQPVNLPVYSVKMTRSNSDLASVEELFVSHLEADIPDFRHLKDRQQREPSVRQKKSSMELFGVVLSVNYTKATLSKREVKGEASMTWRVVITSEPAASASGESYLTASFDSLNPAYNTKIETQNISIRTMEQRTLCVCLDKDPRRTYTDVQKIEISPCLDPGCTIRCRYSIGSEQQLPLSKYLDKVMSLPINSFSGVSM